The following are from one region of the Phlebotomus papatasi isolate M1 unplaced genomic scaffold, Ppap_2.1 HiC_scaffold_339, whole genome shotgun sequence genome:
- the LOC129809147 gene encoding serine/arginine repetitive matrix protein 1-like, translated as MKCSEIREAVSQGKFWKSEAPAPGAHQSTKVDQQRKKEKEGSSRRRSHHRRKERGSRRASRSRERSSPVGHRHRSPHRDRREPPRSSIVVPERKPKQASHRSRELPTLLLPERKPKEVFESTRELPKPVQPEKKPERELKEDFGDPREIFKTPNAPKREREPTSGEWKRLKAEVSVPALISPLPPTPAAGGGQATRSAETGRESKPPRAPHFPPRVPRGPVREGEVTPPRRPGQAPKAPAPASPEESTRRLPHTPPRFVPGQGESGRETVYPPALERRSPWSRALFRAHYLALRLAIEWGYRPRPPTWPRFAAAELRRPSNNFRAVLEAFRRITYPPQGEEDLWHPPATPDSTNQ; from the coding sequence ATGAAGTGCTCGGAGATCCGGGAGGCAGTCAGTCAAGGAAAGTTTTGGAAGTCGGAAGCACCAGCACCAGGAGCTCACCAAAGCACCAAAGTGGACCAGCAGCGGAAGAAAGAGAAGGAGGGCTCTTCCCGAAGGCGTTCCCATCACCGTCGCAAGGAGAGAGGGAGCAGGAGAGCCAGCCGAAGCAGGGAGAGAAGTTCCCCAGTGGGCCATCGGCATCGCTCTCCCCATCGGGATCGGCGTGAGCCTCCCCGCTCGAGTATCGTGGTGCCCGAGAGGAAGCCGAAGCAAGCATCCCATCGTAGCCGGGAGCTACCCACGCTTCTTCTGCCCGAGAGGAAGCCGAAGGAGGTCTTCGAGTCCACTCGGGAGCTACCAAAGCCTGTTCAGCCGGAGAAGAAGCCCGAGAGGGAGCTGAAGGAAGATTTCGGGGACCCCCGGGAGATATTCAAGACTCCCAACGCACCTAAGCGGGAGAGAGAACCAACATCCGGTGAGTGGAAGAGGCTGAAGGCAGAGGTGTCAGTACCGGCTTTAATTAGCCCGTTGCCGCCCACTCCTGCTGCTGGAGGCGGACAAGCCACACGTTCCGCCGAGACTGGACGAGAGTCAAAACCACCACGCGCCCCACATTTCCCACCACGTGTTCCACGTGGTCCAGTCCGGGAAGGCGAGGTGACACCGCCCCGACGACCAGGTCAGGCCCCGAAGGCTCCAGCGCCTGCTTCACCGGAGGAGAGTACCCGGCGGCTTCCACATACTCCGCCAAGGTTTGTTCCGGGCCAGGGAGAGAGTGGGCGTGAGACAGTCTACCCACCAGCACTTGAGCGACGGTCTCCGTGGAGTCGAGCATTGTTCCGGGCTCACTATTTGGCCCTCCGCCTGGCTATTGAGTGGGGCTATCGTCCTCGTCCCCCCACCTGGCCACGCTTTGCTGCCGCAGAGCTCCGGCGGCCGAGCAACAACTTCCGCGCCGTGCTCGAAGCCTTCCGGCGAATCACATACCCCCCTCAGGGGGAAGAAGATCTGTGGCACCCCCCGGCAACACCCGACTCAACAAATCAATGA
- the LOC129809149 gene encoding uncharacterized protein LOC129809149 encodes MFHSEEDVEEAMTSIAEPPDERDIFLNRYSSFNRMIRVTAFCLRFKRNLQRKIDNRKNGAIREEQSIGRLTTSELQDAKFHIIKMIQQEYFAEEINLLQKHKPLPAKSQLKDLHPFLEDDILRVGGRIQNSLLPKAARNPIILPKCHTTDILIMEVHKQMLHGGEQLTLNRLRMEYWILKGRNYVKKILRSCITCTRHAQITAKQLMRNLPETRVTPAPPFSKCGVDYAGPIFTRRNKGRGNINEKSYIAIFVCLAIKAIHIEAVSDLSTEAFLAALRRFVGRRGKPSLILSDNGTNFVGAKRVLDKETARAIRDASENAATQVTQQGIE; translated from the coding sequence ATGTTCCACAGTGAAGAAGATGTGGAAGAAGCCATGACTTCTATTGCGGAGCCACCTGACGAAAGAGACATCTTTCTCAATAGATACTCATCATTCAATAGAATGATCCGAGTCACAGCTTTCTGTTTACGATTCAAACGAAACTTACAAAGGAAAATTGACAATCGCAAAAATGGAGCAATTAGGGAAGAACAATCTATTGGCAGACTGACAACCTCCGAATTACAGGATGCCAAATTTCACATCATCAAGATGATCCAACAAGAATACTTTGCAGAAGAAATCAATCTGCTCCAGAAACACAAGCCTCTACCAGCTAAAAGCCAGCTGAAAGATCTTCACCCTTTCCTTGAAGACGATATACTGAGAGTTGGAGGACGGATTCAAAATTCATTACTTCCCAAAGCAGCAAGAAATCCGATAATTCTTCCCAAATGCCACACCACGGACATTCTTATCATGGAGGTCCACAAGCAAATGCTACATGGAGGTGAACAACTCACCTTAAATCGACTGAGAATGGAATACTGGATTCTCAAGGGAAGAAACTACGTCAAGAAGATTCTCAGAAGTTGCATCACGTGCACCAGACATGCTCAGATTACAGCAAAACAACTCATGAGAAATCTTCCAGAAACCAGAGTCACTCCAGCACCGCCTTTCAGTAAATGTGGAGTAGACTATGCCGGCCCCATCTTTACCAGAAGAAACAAGGGTCGAGGCAATATTAACGAAAAATCCTATATTGCCATCTTTGTCTGCTTAGCTATCAAAGCAATTCATATTGAAGCCGTCTCCGATTTATCTACTGAAGCCTTCCTGGCTGCTTTACGCCGATTTGTGGGGCGTAGAGGAAAACCAAGCTTAATCCTAAGCGACAACGGAACCAACTTTGTTGGTGCCAAGCGAGTGCTTGACAAGGAAACAGCACGAGCTATTCGAGACGCATCAGAAAATGCTGCAACACAAGTAACTCAACAgggaattgaatga